One Bradyrhizobium manausense DNA segment encodes these proteins:
- a CDS encoding adenosine kinase — MADVKYDVLGIGNALFDVLVRTDEAFLARHGMTKGSMSLIDEARAAAIYADMGPATEVSGGSAANTIVGIGSLGARAAYVGKVKDDQIGKLYVHDIRAAGVAFNTPAAKDGPATGCSYILVTGDGERTMNTYLGAAQDLSSADIDPADIAAAKIVYLEGYLWDPPGAKEAFLKASKIAHEAGRKVALTLSDSFCVGRYRDEFLGLMRNGTADIVFANESELHSLYETSDFDTALKQLRSDVKLGVVTRSEKGCVVVTPTDAVAAPASPITQLVDTTGAGDLFAAGFLYGLARDLSHKQCGELGALAAAEVIQHIGARPQVSLKELARQRGLTV, encoded by the coding sequence ATGGCTGACGTGAAATATGACGTTCTCGGCATCGGCAACGCGTTGTTCGACGTGCTGGTTCGGACCGACGAGGCTTTTCTCGCCAGGCACGGCATGACCAAGGGCAGCATGTCCCTGATCGACGAGGCGCGAGCCGCCGCGATCTACGCCGACATGGGCCCGGCGACGGAAGTCTCCGGCGGCTCGGCCGCCAACACCATCGTCGGCATCGGCAGCCTCGGTGCGCGTGCCGCCTATGTCGGCAAGGTCAAGGACGACCAGATCGGCAAGCTCTACGTCCACGACATCCGCGCCGCTGGCGTCGCCTTCAACACGCCCGCTGCCAAGGACGGCCCCGCCACCGGCTGTTCCTACATTCTGGTGACGGGCGATGGCGAGCGCACCATGAACACCTATCTCGGCGCCGCGCAGGATCTCTCGTCCGCCGATATCGATCCGGCCGACATCGCGGCTGCCAAGATCGTCTATCTCGAGGGCTATCTCTGGGATCCGCCGGGCGCCAAGGAAGCCTTCCTGAAGGCTTCCAAGATCGCTCACGAGGCCGGCCGCAAGGTGGCACTGACGCTGTCGGACTCCTTCTGCGTCGGCCGCTATCGCGACGAGTTTCTGGGGCTGATGCGCAACGGCACCGCGGACATCGTGTTCGCCAACGAGTCGGAGCTGCACTCGCTCTACGAGACCTCCGATTTCGACACCGCGCTCAAGCAGCTGCGCAGCGACGTCAAGCTCGGCGTGGTCACCCGCAGCGAGAAGGGTTGCGTTGTGGTCACGCCGACGGACGCCGTCGCAGCGCCGGCCTCGCCGATCACGCAGCTTGTCGACACCACCGGCGCCGGCGATCTCTTCGCCGCCGGCTTCCTCTACGGCCTCGCGCGCGATCTCTCTCACAAGCAGTGCGGTGAGCTCGGTGCGCTCGCCGCAGCCGAAGTCATCCAGCACATCGGTGCAAGGCCGCAGGTGTCGCTGAAGGAATTGGCCCGGCAGCGCGGGCTGACGGTTTAG